A stretch of the Lactuca sativa cultivar Salinas chromosome 9, Lsat_Salinas_v11, whole genome shotgun sequence genome encodes the following:
- the LOC111892842 gene encoding upstream activation factor subunit UAF30 yields the protein MLPQRMKKGIMDNPKKLATLIDLVNLPSTLREFVGQSQSSRLGCFRRVWSYIKDNNLQDPKNKNIVHCDEKLKSILLGKTQVELEELPMLIKLHFPKNQK from the exons ATGTTACCACAACGGATGAAGAAGGGTATCATGGATAACCCGAAGAAACTTGCAACCTTGATTGATCTTGTTAACTTGCCTTCGACACTTAGGGAATTTGTTGGACAATCTCAAAGTTCTAGATTAGGTTGTTTTCGGCGTGTTTGGTCCTACATAAAAGACAACAATCTCCAG gATCCAAAGAACAAGAACATAGTCCATTGTGATGAAAAACTGAAGAGTATTCTATTGGGAAAAACTCAGGTGGAGCTAGAGGAACTTCCTATGTTGATCAAGCTGCATTTTCCTAAGAACCAAAAGTGA